Proteins encoded in a region of the Mercenaria mercenaria strain notata chromosome 1, MADL_Memer_1, whole genome shotgun sequence genome:
- the LOC123544563 gene encoding calmodulin-A-like, with the protein MTDKRFTEEQLQEFKEAFHLFDKDGDNTITTPELLTVMKSLGHNPSRDDIIEMIKEVDSNGNGKIEFSEFLTLMEKNMNSFESEELIKGAFSVIDPHGEGYITLQGLRQVVHDLGLDFTDEEMRDMIEEADPSGDGRVNFEDFVKMMTNAQ; encoded by the exons ATG ACTGATAAGAGATTTACAGAGGAACAGCTCCAag AGTTCAAAGAGGCGTTTCATTTATTCGACAAAGATGGGGACAATACAATCACTACACCAGAACTTCTGACTGTGATGAAGTCTTTAGGTCATAATCCAAGCCGAGATGACATCattgaaatgattaaagaagTTGACAGTAACG GTAATGGAAAAATAGAATTTTCAGAGTTCCTAACATTAATGGAGAAAAATATGAACTCTTTTGAGTCAGAGGAGCTGATTAAAGGGGCGTTTAGTGTGATAGACCCTCATGGGGAGGGTTACATTACACTGCAAGGTTTGCGCCAG GTGGTGCATGACCTTGGTCTTGACTTCACAGATGAAGAGATGCGAGATATGATAGAGGAAGCGGATCCATCCGGAGATGGTCGTGTAAATTTTGAAG ATTTCGTCAAGATGATGACAAATGCACAATAG